The Ziziphus jujuba cultivar Dongzao chromosome 3, ASM3175591v1 region TCTAGAAATGAGGATAATATATATCTCAACCAATCATGACACAGCAATCAAACTGAGAGCAAACCCCAATTCATGGTGTGCCTAACCCATGTAATTTGCCTCATATACAATACAATACAGACTTGAAGGTTAGGTTGGACACCCACTATAGACGTGCAACAAGCAAAATAGAAATAAGACAATgaaataccaaaaaaacaatatatatatatatatatctacgcACTTTAGCACAAACAATTTTGAACATATTTGAGCCTAATATCAACCATTAGGATTATTATGGTATTTACTAACTATTTGCAGATAAAAGGATTGAATTCTCATAATCAAATGAGTAAGCTGCATATGAGCAATCTCATCCCTCTTTCAAAGTGCAAAAAAGTGAGCCTAAAATCAACCCAATCAACCATCAACCCAATCAAGCACCAACCCTTTTGAACATATTGGTGATTGTTCGCAAGTTATATAGCCCCAAACCAAGCACAACAATTTTAGACATATTTAAGCCTAAAATCAATTACAATCTACATGCAAATAAAGGATTGGATTCTCATAATATCAATTGGAAAAGCAGCAGAGAATCAATCAAGGAAATAATCAGACTCACAACCCCATTTCTAGTAATAAACACTAGAGCAAATTCCAAAAATCCAAAGTTGTAAAATTTACATTACATACAACATCACTCCTCAAGGctgtgaaaattttatttcattttttttttttttttcaaattttggagggGATATAGAGATAGAGACATAGAGATTATAGAGATAAGAGGATTTGCCTGGTGAAATTAGTTGcggttgaaattttattatatactaaATATACTCGAATTCATCTTCCTTGAGATGGGCAAAGAACTTGACCGGTCCACGACCTTCAACTTCGATGAAAAACTCCACTTTGTAAGGCAAATTGGCGGAGATTCGCTTGCCTTTCCAAACCCCAACGTAATGCTTCAGCACACCTTCTTTCCCTGAGAGATCTACCTCCGGAACTCTCGGAACATGGTGGACCTTCAGCGGGACCTTCACTCTAACCTTAGCTCCGATCTTGGCTCCTCCATCGCCAGCGTCTTCGGTGGTGGAGGACGGCGGCGACGGCGTCGACAAATCGGAGGAGGTGTTGGAGTCGGACTTGATAGCCACCTCGCAGCGAATACGAGGCGTTCTTCTGGTGGTGGTGGTCGACAATAAAGAATTGCGAGGCAAAAACGACACCGTTAAGGAGgagaaagaagaacaagaagaagaagacgttGACGACGTAGAAGGAGTTGGCGGTGAGTTTGTGACGCCGAAACCGAAAGTGCTACGACTGAAGGATGACGTGGCGGTGGTTGCTGCGGCTGTTGCCGAGCTCAGTAACCCAACCGTTGCTCTACTCATTCTTCTTtaatatgaagaagaaaaaaagaaaatgcggcttttggtttttttttggatcctttttcctttcttcttgaGCGAACTTTCTTCGTTGCTTTTCCCTAACCGGTTTATCTTTAACAAAAATGAGAGGAtggaatattaattaatttcttaattaagaaaaaataaaatatagataaatatatattctatgcAATACTCAGATGGTGACAAGTGTCTATCTGCCCTTCACATGTTTTAAATTCCCCCCAAATCCAAAACCCAATAGAAAATATCCATGAAATGGGAAAaacaagataatttttttttacactatATTTTTCAAGTAAAATTTATGCTACATaattatagaaattaaatttttgtttaaagttGATAGACTTGTATTTCCTAAAGGATTATAGCCTAAAAAGAGAAACGCATT contains the following coding sequences:
- the LOC125423599 gene encoding ferredoxin-thioredoxin reductase subunit A1, chloroplastic yields the protein MSRATVGLLSSATAAATTATSSFSRSTFGFGVTNSPPTPSTSSTSSSSCSSFSSLTVSFLPRNSLLSTTTTRRTPRIRCEVAIKSDSNTSSDLSTPSPPSSTTEDAGDGGAKIGAKVRVKVPLKVHHVPRVPEVDLSGKEGVLKHYVGVWKGKRISANLPYKVEFFIEVEGRGPVKFFAHLKEDEFEYI